The Plasmodium yoelii strain 17X genome assembly, chromosome: 14 DNA segment tatttcatttctttGCAGGAAATATGGGATGAaaggaatataataaaatttagaagCAATAGAATATTAGGAGATGTAGAAAAGGAGTTCgatttaaatgatttttatgaATCAACTTTTAGTCTTACAAAACAACTTAATGAGTACAATGATGATAACGAagaaattatacatattcgAAATGctataaattcatatataaagaaTCATAAAGACAAGAGTACATTACCCGATTTAAATAAGTTAGATAAAAGAACTAAAAagttaatttataaaattcgaGAAGAATTAAAAGAAGTAAAAAAAGAGATTGATAATATGGGGGATAGTGGAATAACAACAAAAGTgatagaaaataaaagaataagaaaaaaagatgaaaataattatgtatcAGAAGGTGAAGACTATAACCAATTGAAAAACGAAGTAAATTTCTTGGAGAGAGAATATAGACAGCCCAATTTAAGTAGTGTTAatacttataaaaataaacgaaaGATAAACGAATTGTACGAAGGATTAAAATTGAGGTCAATATTGTTGGTTTTTCTTTCTTTGGTGATAATAATATCAGGAACCGTTCCTATCGCATTTACTGTTTTATGTTCCGTGGTTTCATTTGAAACATTTATTAGGTCTTGTCAATACATTAAATTAATCAtgaaagtatataaaaaaccCAAAAAATcaagggttcagggtttaggtttagggtttagggttcagggttcagggtttagggtttagggtttagggtttagggttcagggttcagggtttagggttcagggtttaggggttcagggttcagggttta contains these protein-coding regions:
- a CDS encoding fam-b protein: MRVNILKYVLFSIVICSFEYSKIEIWDERNIIKFRSNRILGDVEKEFDLNDFYESTFSLTKQLNEYNDDNEEIIHIRNAINSYIKNHKDKSTLPDLNKLDKRTKKLIYKIREELKEVKKEIDNMGDSGITTKVIENKRIRKKDENNYVSEGEDYNQLKNEVNFLEREYRQPNLSSVNTYKNKRKINELYEGLKLRSILLVFLSLVIIISGTVPIAFTVLCSVVSFETFIRSCQYIKLIMKVYKKPKKSRVQGLGLGFRVQGSGFRV